The following proteins are co-located in the Dromiciops gliroides isolate mDroGli1 chromosome 2, mDroGli1.pri, whole genome shotgun sequence genome:
- the LOC122739133 gene encoding 40S ribosomal protein S15a-like has translation MVRMNVLAVALKSINNAEKRGKRQVLIRPCSKVIVRFLTVMMKHGYIGEFEIIDDHRAGKIVVNLTGRLNKCGVISPRFDVQLKDLEKWQNNLLPSHQFGFIVITTSAGIMDHEEAR, from the coding sequence ATGGTGCGCATGAATGTCCTGGCAGTTGCTCTCAAAAGCATCAACAATGCAGAAAAACGAGGAAAACGCCAGGTTCTCATTAGGCCGTGCTCTAAAGTAATTGTCAGGTTCTTAACTGTGATGATGAAGCACGGTTACATTGGTGAATTTGAGATCATCGATGATCACAGAGCAGGAAAAATTGTTGTGAACCTCACAGGCAGATTAAACAAGTGTGGTGTTATCAGCCCCAGATTTGATGTTCAATTGAAAGATCTGGAAAAGTGGCAGAATAATCTGCTACCATCCCATCAGTTTGGGTTCATTGTGATTACAACCTCAGCTGGCATCATGGACCATGAGGAAGCAAGATGA